The following proteins are encoded in a genomic region of Syntrophotaleaceae bacterium:
- a CDS encoding ACT domain-containing protein, with product MIANQVSVFLENKPGRLERITSVLKDAGINIRAMTLSTSSAGWGILNLLVDRPQEAAEVLKGTGHPAALREIVVVRMADAPGALHDMLVLLAKAGINVQNAYGTVLGDQKTAILVIDVEDIEHTQKLFTDAGVETLSKDQIYRV from the coding sequence ATGATCGCCAATCAGGTTTCGGTTTTTCTCGAGAACAAGCCGGGGCGGCTGGAAAGAATTACCTCCGTCCTGAAGGATGCGGGGATCAACATCCGCGCCATGACCCTGTCCACAAGTTCCGCAGGCTGGGGGATTTTGAACCTGCTGGTGGATCGCCCACAGGAAGCCGCCGAGGTGCTGAAAGGTACCGGCCATCCGGCCGCCTTGCGGGAGATTGTCGTGGTGCGGATGGCCGATGCCCCGGGGGCGCTGCACGACATGCTGGTGCTGCTGGCCAAAGCCGGCATCAATGTCCAGAATGCCTACGGGACCGTCCTTGGCGACCAGAAGACCGCCATCCTGGTCATCGACGTGGAGGATATCGAACACACCCAGAAGCTTTTCACCGATGCCGGAGTGGAAACCCTGAGCAAGGACCAGATTTACAGGGTCTGA
- a CDS encoding Hsp70 family protein, which translates to MQRTTIDFGIDLGTTNSTIAVIDDTGARVIFNKGGSGITSSAVWMDKRGNIHVGHEAKLRALMEDPDNADVEFKLRMGLNEKGQKVFNRSGMEMWPEELSAEVLKSLKTDVQINMGEVLRTAVVTVPAAFELPQTNATRRACCGTSARELELGIKKIDGAGFEQCILLLEPVAASLAYGFQTERENVYWLVYDFGGGTFDAAVMRVRDGLIQVVNHDGDNHLGGKLIDWDIVTKRLLPALARQLDLPDFHRNNPRWKGAFGKMKYHAELAKIEVCRTRAPFEIWIEKLCEDGEGKDVDFSYLLTPEDVKEISRPYIERSLNLCRKTLEDKRLSGDNLERILMVGGTTLNPWVREAVAAELGAKLEFSIDPVTVVARGAAIFASTQKLSIPVDESKDLSQGTWKIQIEHEPVDNTPEPDVGGRIIAPQGESPERHTIEFIDSKTQWRSGRITLGTDGIFMTQLYAEEKRRCRYAIELCDPTGTLIPTQPDSVVYTIGVKPDDPPASHSYGIGLASDEMCTYIKKGSKLKFDGTRGGHDHHTTVSLRAGNAGDKICIPVLEGEHSRATRNHYIGELIIDGSQVKRDLPAGSQLEITMIMYPSQEVRVQVFVPILDEDFEANFDMRMKNDSLEELHREVEEQKKRYADARQQTEQTGALKGQAALARIESDQLINQVDDLMESAQHDPDALQQLDRRLRDLTAAVDEVEDSVEWPLLLERAEGSKSDTQAVVNEYGSSSDKSRLGALMKELQGAIDSGDPDLLRGKIADLDGLWFEVLERQPGWHVGRFNHLKELIPTMQNSGQAEQLVMQGNRAINNNDIDALKAVNRQLRSLLPQVEQAKVDRRVGTLY; encoded by the coding sequence ATGCAGCGGACAACCATAGATTTCGGAATCGATTTAGGGACCACCAACAGCACCATCGCCGTGATTGATGATACGGGAGCCCGAGTGATTTTCAACAAGGGCGGCTCCGGGATCACCTCCTCCGCGGTCTGGATGGATAAACGGGGAAACATCCACGTGGGACATGAGGCCAAGCTTCGCGCTCTGATGGAGGACCCGGATAATGCGGATGTCGAGTTCAAGCTGCGCATGGGTTTGAACGAAAAAGGGCAAAAGGTCTTCAATCGCAGTGGGATGGAGATGTGGCCGGAGGAGTTGTCGGCCGAGGTTCTGAAGTCGCTGAAAACCGACGTACAGATTAACATGGGAGAGGTGCTGCGGACTGCGGTGGTCACGGTGCCCGCCGCTTTCGAACTGCCCCAGACCAATGCGACCCGCCGGGCTTGCTGCGGAACCTCGGCGAGGGAATTGGAATTGGGAATAAAAAAAATCGATGGCGCCGGTTTCGAGCAATGCATCCTGCTGCTGGAGCCGGTCGCCGCGTCCCTGGCCTACGGCTTTCAGACGGAAAGAGAAAACGTCTACTGGCTGGTATACGACTTCGGCGGGGGGACCTTCGATGCGGCGGTCATGCGTGTTCGGGACGGCTTGATTCAGGTGGTCAACCACGACGGCGACAACCACCTGGGCGGCAAGTTGATCGATTGGGATATCGTCACCAAGCGGCTGCTTCCAGCGCTTGCCCGGCAGCTTGATCTTCCCGACTTCCACCGGAACAATCCCCGCTGGAAGGGGGCCTTCGGCAAAATGAAATACCATGCCGAACTGGCCAAGATCGAAGTGTGCCGCACCAGGGCTCCATTTGAAATATGGATTGAGAAACTTTGTGAAGATGGGGAGGGCAAGGATGTCGATTTCTCATATTTGTTGACGCCGGAGGATGTGAAAGAGATCAGCAGGCCGTATATCGAACGCTCCCTGAATCTCTGCCGGAAAACCCTCGAGGATAAACGATTGAGCGGGGACAATCTGGAACGTATCCTGATGGTGGGCGGAACCACCTTGAATCCGTGGGTGCGGGAGGCGGTGGCGGCGGAGTTGGGTGCCAAACTGGAATTCAGCATCGATCCCGTAACTGTGGTGGCGCGAGGCGCCGCCATCTTCGCCAGCACCCAGAAACTCTCCATCCCCGTCGACGAGAGCAAGGATCTTTCGCAGGGAACCTGGAAAATACAGATCGAGCACGAACCCGTCGACAATACCCCCGAGCCCGATGTTGGCGGCCGGATCATCGCCCCCCAGGGGGAAAGTCCGGAAAGACATACCATCGAGTTTATCGACAGCAAGACCCAGTGGCGTTCCGGCAGGATCACCCTCGGAACCGATGGTATCTTCATGACCCAGCTGTACGCCGAGGAGAAGCGGAGATGCCGGTACGCCATAGAACTTTGCGACCCTACCGGCACGCTGATCCCGACCCAACCGGATTCCGTTGTTTACACCATCGGCGTTAAGCCCGACGACCCGCCTGCTTCGCACAGCTATGGCATCGGCCTGGCCAGTGACGAAATGTGCACCTACATCAAAAAGGGAAGCAAGCTGAAATTTGATGGGACGCGTGGGGGTCACGATCACCATACAACGGTTTCCTTAAGGGCAGGCAACGCCGGGGACAAGATATGCATCCCGGTTCTGGAAGGTGAACATTCCCGGGCGACCAGGAACCATTACATCGGGGAGTTGATTATTGACGGGTCCCAGGTAAAACGGGACCTTCCGGCCGGCAGCCAGCTTGAGATCACCATGATCATGTACCCCTCGCAGGAGGTCCGCGTCCAGGTTTTCGTACCTATTCTGGACGAGGACTTCGAGGCCAATTTCGATATGCGCATGAAGAATGATTCCCTGGAAGAACTGCACCGGGAGGTCGAGGAACAGAAAAAACGCTATGCCGATGCCCGTCAGCAGACCGAGCAGACCGGCGCTCTCAAAGGACAGGCCGCTCTGGCACGCATCGAAAGCGATCAGCTGATCAATCAGGTTGACGATCTGATGGAATCGGCGCAGCACGATCCCGATGCCTTACAGCAGCTCGACCGCCGTCTGCGCGATCTGACTGCCGCAGTGGATGAAGTGGAAGATTCGGTGGAGTGGCCGCTTCTGCTTGAGCGGGCGGAAGGGTCCAAAAGCGATACCCAGGCCGTCGTCAATGAATACGGTTCTTCTTCTGACAAAAGCCGTCTGGGCGCATTGATGAAAGAACTGCAGGGAGCGATCGATTCCGGCGACCCGGATCTGCTGCGGGGGAAAATCGCGGACCTGGACGGTCTCTGGTTTGAGGTGCTCGAAAGGCAGCCCGGGTGGCATGTCGGCCGTTTCAACCACCTGAAGGAATTGATCCCGACCATGCAGAATTCCGGGCAGGCTGAGCAGCTTGTGATGCAGGGCAACCGGGCGATCAACAACAATGATATCGACGCGTTGAAGGCGGTTAACCGCCAGTTGCGATCCCTGCTGCCGCAGGTAGAGCAGGCCAAGGTGGACCGGCGCGTCGGCACTTTGTACTGA
- a CDS encoding phosphatase PAP2 family protein, with amino-acid sequence MRLTGRLRDFLRNVDRDSLVRWRPEFWFLVVILLIASGLWAFAELADEVMEGEVRTFDRLILLALRTPGDLNDPVGPPWLEEMVRDFTSFGDLGVLTFILLVAAGYLFLVGKKRTIVLMVTAILGGSLLSFFLKLGFDRPRPDLVAPQAETLFSAFPSGHSLQAAAAYLIIGVILARTQPKAVLKIYLMGVAILLTLIVGLSRIYLGVHWPTDVLAGWTMGAVWALLCWLVATWLEHRGKLDREESDQ; translated from the coding sequence ATGCGTTTGACAGGGAGGCTTCGGGACTTTTTGCGAAATGTTGATCGGGACAGCCTGGTCCGCTGGCGTCCCGAATTCTGGTTTCTGGTCGTGATCCTGCTGATTGCCTCGGGGCTTTGGGCTTTCGCCGAACTGGCCGATGAGGTCATGGAAGGCGAAGTGCGCACTTTCGACCGGCTGATCCTGTTGGCCTTGCGGACCCCCGGCGATCTGAACGATCCCGTCGGACCGCCCTGGCTTGAAGAGATGGTCCGGGATTTTACCTCTTTTGGGGATCTGGGAGTGCTCACCTTCATTCTGCTTGTGGCCGCCGGATACCTGTTTTTAGTGGGCAAAAAAAGAACCATTGTGCTGATGGTCACGGCCATCCTCGGCGGTTCCCTGTTAAGTTTTTTTCTCAAGCTCGGCTTCGATCGCCCCCGGCCGGATCTGGTCGCTCCCCAGGCCGAAACCCTTTTCTCCGCTTTTCCCAGCGGGCACTCCCTGCAGGCCGCAGCCGCCTACCTGATCATCGGGGTCATCCTGGCCCGCACCCAGCCCAAGGCGGTCCTGAAAATCTACTTGATGGGCGTCGCCATCCTGCTGACCCTTATCGTGGGGCTCAGCCGGATTTACCTGGGCGTCCACTGGCCGACGGACGTCCTTGCCGGCTGGACCATGGGAGCTGTCTGGGCACTGCTCTGCTGGCTGGTGGCGACCTGGCTGGAGCATCGGGGCAAGCTGGATCGAGAGGAGTCGGATCAATAA
- a CDS encoding PAS domain S-box protein → MIAYLLLITSMTCQAVAAFYALRLVPVSRARWPWILLTAAMAVRFFREGISLWLVTARDHPLSIHEESTALVVSLLLLLGTALMKPLFLQLRNALAERELLLQEARQARQHLEEEHLRLRAVIDHLPVGIFIMEEDGRIAEVNEAGKRIWGGEAPLAASIAEYSAYKGWWVATGEPVKPDEWAAAKAIRLGQTTLGEAIDIERRNGTRGTILNSAVPIRSPTGKILGAVVVNQDVTQLRRLQKELEREHLEAQQKAAELEAIFHAMPDGLIIYNREGQIVRSNQTAEQITGFSAMSHHLSVQERWQLVTIEKLDGTPLHLSDIPFIRTMQGEEVRGNYLVFRQEGRRIFVSLSAAPIVIDDRMIGVAATFTDITRIQELQEQQRMVVQMISHDLRTPLAIIQGYAEILKERSSSEEDLKSIAAILYGCAAMTRMMESILDIARLEHGHLALETRPVDPSVFLTDLLQRHTITMDVSRLRLALPAGLPLIQADPGALERILVNLLTNALKYSTHKVRISARRMDEKVRFSIADRGGGIEAADLPRIFDPFFRANLAAGEKGLGLGLYISRLLVEAQKGRLWAVSRLGKGTVFFFTIPIVSPGTP, encoded by the coding sequence ATGATTGCCTACCTTCTGCTGATCACTTCGATGACATGTCAGGCCGTGGCCGCATTTTATGCTTTGAGACTGGTGCCGGTGTCGCGGGCTCGCTGGCCCTGGATCCTTTTGACCGCCGCAATGGCGGTTCGTTTTTTCCGGGAAGGCATTTCCTTGTGGCTGGTTACGGCCCGGGATCACCCCCTGAGCATTCACGAGGAATCGACGGCCCTGGTTGTTTCCCTCCTGCTCCTGCTGGGTACGGCCCTGATGAAACCCCTCTTTCTGCAATTGAGAAACGCTTTGGCCGAACGGGAGCTGCTTCTCCAGGAAGCCCGCCAGGCCCGGCAACACTTGGAAGAGGAACATTTGCGCTTGAGGGCGGTCATCGACCATCTGCCAGTGGGGATCTTCATTATGGAAGAAGATGGCAGGATTGCCGAGGTCAACGAAGCGGGAAAACGCATCTGGGGAGGGGAAGCCCCTTTGGCTGCATCCATTGCCGAATACTCGGCCTACAAAGGCTGGTGGGTAGCGACCGGAGAACCGGTAAAACCCGATGAATGGGCGGCCGCCAAGGCCATCCGGTTAGGCCAGACAACATTGGGCGAGGCCATCGATATCGAACGGAGAAACGGCACCCGCGGGACGATTCTCAACTCAGCGGTCCCGATCCGCTCCCCAACGGGAAAAATTCTCGGCGCCGTCGTAGTCAACCAGGATGTCACCCAGCTTCGCCGGCTTCAGAAAGAGCTGGAGAGGGAGCACCTCGAGGCCCAACAGAAGGCGGCCGAACTCGAGGCGATCTTCCATGCCATGCCCGACGGTCTCATCATATACAACCGTGAGGGGCAAATTGTTCGAAGCAACCAGACCGCCGAACAGATCACCGGATTCAGTGCCATGAGCCACCACCTGTCGGTTCAGGAAAGATGGCAGCTGGTGACGATCGAAAAACTCGACGGAACCCCCTTGCATCTCTCGGACATACCCTTCATAAGAACCATGCAGGGGGAAGAGGTCAGGGGGAACTACCTTGTTTTCCGTCAGGAAGGGCGTCGGATATTTGTATCTCTGAGTGCCGCGCCCATTGTGATCGATGATCGAATGATCGGGGTAGCTGCAACCTTTACCGATATCACCCGCATTCAGGAGTTACAGGAACAGCAGCGCATGGTGGTGCAGATGATTTCCCACGATCTGCGCACCCCATTGGCAATAATTCAGGGATATGCGGAGATCCTGAAGGAAAGAAGCTCCTCCGAGGAGGATTTGAAATCTATCGCGGCCATCCTTTACGGCTGCGCTGCCATGACCCGAATGATGGAAAGTATTCTCGACATCGCCCGCCTGGAACACGGACATCTTGCCCTTGAAACCCGGCCCGTCGATCCGAGCGTTTTTCTGACCGATCTATTGCAAAGGCATACGATTACCATGGATGTCAGTCGGCTGCGGTTGGCATTGCCCGCGGGACTGCCTTTGATTCAGGCCGATCCAGGGGCACTGGAGCGGATTCTTGTCAATCTGCTGACCAATGCTCTTAAATATTCCACTCACAAAGTCAGGATCTCCGCCAGACGGATGGATGAGAAAGTCAGGTTTTCGATTGCCGACAGGGGGGGAGGTATCGAGGCCGCCGATCTGCCCAGGATTTTCGACCCCTTCTTCAGGGCCAATCTGGCTGCTGGGGAAAAGGGCCTTGGACTTGGCCTCTATATCAGCCGACTTTTGGTAGAAGCACAGAAGGGAAGGTTGTGGGCAGTCAGCAGGCTGGGCAAGGGGACCGTTTTCTTTTTCACCATTCCGATTGTTTCCCCAGGAACACCGTAA
- a CDS encoding YHS domain-containing (seleno)protein, with the protein MTRVINADPHGKIALQGYDPVAFHSEGKALKGNPGILAENSGYKFAFASEENKAIFEKQPEKYLPAFGGYCAFGVSIGVLFPVEIDTWEIIDGRLVLQYTNEVKGMFEEKKAENLRKADENWARMEPELAG; encoded by the coding sequence ATGACCCGAGTTATCAACGCGGACCCCCATGGCAAAATTGCCCTGCAGGGCTATGATCCGGTGGCTTTCCACTCGGAAGGAAAAGCTCTGAAAGGCAATCCCGGCATCCTGGCGGAAAACAGCGGCTACAAGTTCGCTTTTGCATCCGAAGAAAACAAAGCGATTTTCGAAAAACAGCCGGAAAAGTACCTGCCCGCCTTTGGCGGCTACTGTGCCTTCGGCGTTTCCATCGGCGTGCTGTTCCCTGTTGAAATCGATACCTGGGAGATCATTGACGGCAGGCTGGTGCTGCAGTACACCAATGAAGTGAAAGGGATGTTCGAGGAGAAAAAGGCCGAAAACCTGCGCAAGGCCGATGAGAACTGGGCCCGAATGGAACCGGAACTGGCCGGTTGA
- a CDS encoding SgcJ/EcaC family oxidoreductase yields MTQSILTEVREVVSAENENFMEAFKRGDAAGLADLYTENGQVLAPNCDLLTGKKAIQAFWQTLFDMGIKGIKLKTVEVEIHGDTAIEVSNYTVHGEEGQEFDRGKYIVIWKQEKGRWKLHRDIYNSSMPAPQK; encoded by the coding sequence ATGACACAGTCAATCTTAACCGAGGTTCGCGAGGTCGTTTCGGCGGAGAACGAGAATTTCATGGAAGCCTTCAAGAGAGGCGATGCGGCTGGTCTGGCAGACCTGTATACGGAGAACGGACAGGTCTTGGCGCCCAACTGCGACTTGCTCACGGGCAAGAAGGCGATCCAGGCTTTTTGGCAGACCCTCTTTGATATGGGGATCAAAGGGATTAAGCTGAAAACCGTCGAAGTGGAGATCCATGGCGATACCGCCATCGAAGTATCGAATTACACGGTCCACGGCGAGGAAGGGCAGGAATTCGACAGGGGCAAATACATCGTCATTTGGAAGCAAGAGAAGGGGCGGTGGAAACTGCACCGCGATATCTACAACAGCAGCATGCCTGCACCCCAGAAGTAA
- a CDS encoding phenylacetate--CoA ligase: MYWEPEVEGMPRQELRGLQLERLRETMELAVRAPFYRRQLADSGLMQKGLKDIDDIRRLPFTTKDDLRGNFPYGFLTCPKEGAVRLHCSSGTTGNPTVIFHDSHDLASWANLVARSLYCAGVRDTDVFQNICGYGLFTGGLGFQNGAERLGALVIPAAAGNTRRQVKLMQDFGTTVVHTIPSYLFRLHAAFGELGLDPRKDTELRLFVIGAEPHTEGQRRRIEELFGIRAYNSYGLSEMNGPGVAFECEEQNGLHVWEDCFVAEIIDPRTLEPVPDGEEGELVMTTLDRRAMPLIRYRTRDLTRILPEPCPCGRTHRRLARISGRSDDMFIVKGCNVFPMQIEQVLMRFREVGTDYLIVLETRHESDEITIQVEVQKDGFTGDMADLENLSRKIAHEIRDEILVTPTIRLVEPGSLPKSEGKAVRVEDRRIRQESL, encoded by the coding sequence ATGTACTGGGAACCGGAAGTTGAAGGGATGCCGCGGCAGGAGCTGCGGGGACTGCAGCTCGAAAGGTTGCGGGAAACCATGGAACTCGCCGTGAGGGCGCCTTTCTACCGCCGGCAGCTGGCTGACAGCGGTTTGATGCAAAAGGGGCTGAAGGATATCGACGATATCCGCCGCCTGCCCTTTACCACCAAGGACGACCTGCGGGGCAACTTCCCCTACGGGTTTCTTACCTGCCCGAAAGAGGGTGCGGTCCGCCTGCACTGCTCCAGCGGCACCACCGGCAATCCGACGGTGATCTTTCATGACAGTCACGATCTGGCCTCCTGGGCCAATCTGGTGGCCCGGTCTCTCTACTGCGCCGGGGTGAGGGACACGGACGTTTTTCAGAATATCTGCGGTTACGGCCTGTTTACCGGCGGACTCGGCTTCCAGAACGGAGCCGAGCGGCTGGGGGCCCTGGTGATCCCCGCGGCGGCCGGCAACACCCGGCGGCAGGTCAAGCTGATGCAGGATTTCGGCACTACTGTGGTCCACACCATCCCCAGTTACCTGTTCCGCCTGCATGCGGCCTTTGGCGAACTCGGCCTCGATCCTCGAAAGGATACCGAGCTCCGACTGTTCGTCATCGGCGCCGAGCCCCACACCGAAGGCCAGCGGCGGCGGATCGAGGAGCTGTTCGGCATCCGCGCCTACAATTCCTATGGCCTGTCCGAAATGAACGGCCCCGGCGTGGCCTTCGAATGCGAGGAGCAGAACGGTCTGCATGTCTGGGAGGACTGTTTCGTGGCGGAAATCATCGACCCCCGCACCCTGGAGCCGGTACCCGACGGCGAGGAAGGGGAGCTGGTCATGACCACCCTGGATCGCCGGGCCATGCCGCTGATCCGGTACCGCACCCGGGATCTGACCCGCATCCTGCCCGAACCCTGCCCATGCGGGCGCACTCACCGCCGCCTGGCGCGGATTTCAGGCCGCAGCGACGACATGTTCATCGTCAAGGGGTGCAATGTCTTTCCGATGCAGATCGAGCAGGTTCTGATGCGTTTCCGCGAGGTCGGCACCGATTATCTGATCGTTCTCGAAACCCGCCACGAGAGCGACGAGATCACCATCCAGGTGGAGGTGCAGAAGGACGGGTTTACCGGCGACATGGCCGACCTGGAAAATCTCTCGAGGAAGATCGCCCACGAGATTCGCGATGAAATACTCGTCACCCCCACCATCCGACTGGTCGAGCCGGGCAGCCTGCCGAAAAGCGAAGGCAAGGCGGTCCGCGTGGAAGATCGCAGAATCCGGCAGGAGTCCCTATGA